The segment ACAAGGTGATAAATTGTCACCTGGTGTAATTAAAACTATTCAAGTTACAGTTGCGTGTTTACAAAAAATTCAACCTGGCGATAAATTTGCCGGTCGGCACGGAAATAAAGGCGTTTTATCAACCATTCTGCCGGTGGAAAATATGCCATATTTAAAAGATGGCACTCCATTGGATGTTGTTTTAAATCCCTTGGGCGTAGTTTCCAGAATGAACTTAGGTCAGATTTTAGAAACACATTTAGGCTTGGCAGCCAGCACCTTAGGTATTAAAGTTGCAACACCAGTTTTTGATGGCTTAAAAGAAAGTCAAATTAAAGACTTATTAAAACAGGCCGATTTGCCCGACGATGGACAGTTGGTTGTCTATGATGGTCGAACTGGTGAGCCATTTAAAAATAAAGTTACTGTGGGTTATATTTACATGATGAAATTAAATCATTTGGTTGAACATGCTGTTCATCAACGTTCGATTGGTCCATATTCTTTAATTACTCAACAACCTTTGGGTGGTAAGGCTCAGTTTGGTGGCCAACGTTTTGGTGAAATGGAAGTTTGGGCATTAGAGGGCTACGGGGCCGCACATATTTTGCAGGAAATGTTAACTATCAAATCTGATGATGTGCCCGGTCGGTCTCAAGCCTATGAATCAATTATTAAAGGTGAACCGATTAATAAAATTAGTTTGCCAGAATCTTTCAATGTCTTAGTTAAAGAATTAAAGGGATTATGTTTAGACATTAAATTAATCGATAAAGATGGCAAGATCTTGGAAGAAGATAAAAATAATTAATTTTTTAAATTTTAAATATTTATGCCAGCACCAACATCAACCAAAACAATAAATTTAGATGAAGTTACTCGGCGAGTTGAGATACCCGATTTTAAAGCGGTTAAATTAACTTTAGCTTCGCCAGAAGATATTCATGCCTGGTCTTGCGGTGAGGTAACCAAATCAGAAACTATTAATTACCGCACCCAAAAACCAGAGCGTGATGGTTTATTTTGCCAAAAGATTTTTGGTCCAGTTAAAGACTGGGAATGTGCTTGTGGCAAATACAAAAGAATTCGTTATAAGGGTATTATTTGCGATAAGTGTGGCGTGGAGGTTACTCGGAGTATTGTACGTCGTCGACGCATGGGTCATATTGATTTAGCTGCACCAGTTTCACATATTTGGTTTTTACGTAAAGTACCATCTCGTGTCAGTTTAGTTTTAGGAGTCTCAGCCCGTCAGCTGGAAGATGTAATTTATTTTGTTAAATTTATCGTGACGCATGTCGATGAAAAACTAAAAGGCGAAATTGAAGAACAACTAGTTAAAGAGCAAAAAGACAAGAAAAAAATCTTAAAACAAGAATATCAAAAAGCCTTAATCGAGGTTGAAAAGAAGGAAGATAAGGACAAAGACAAGTTAGCTAAAATGATTGACCAATCCTATATTAAAAAAGTTGAAGCCATTGAACGGGCTTTCAAAATTAGTCGCAAACAATTACAAGAAGTCCACGAATATCAAACTTTAACTGAAGCAGAATATCGAGAATTGGCTTTAAAATATGGTCATATTTTTGAAGCTCAAATGGGTGCGGCTGCTATTTATGAATTATTAAAAAAGGTTGATTTAAATAAAGTAGTTAAAAAGGTTGAGGAAAAATTAGAAAATATTCCACGCAAATCACCTGACTATAAAAAGGTGCGTCGGCGTTTAAAATTAGTCCGAGCTTTAATTAAAAATAAAGTCAAACCCGATTGGATGATTTTAACTACTATTCCAGTTATTCCGCCAGATTTAAGACCAATGGTACAATTAGATGGTGGGCGTTTTGCTACTTCAGATTTAAATGATCTTTATCGAAGAGTGATTAATCGCAACAATCGTTTAAAAAAATTACAAGAGTTGAGCGCACCAGAAGTTATTTGTCGCAACGAGAAAAGACTTTTACAAGAGGCAGTCGATGCTTTAATCGACAATAGCGCGCGACGGACTAAAACAGTCACCGCTTCAACTGGTCAAAAACGAGCTTTAAAATCTTTAGCCGATGTACTTAAAGGCAAGCAGGGTCGTTTTAGACGCAATTTATTAGGCAAACGGGTAGATTATTCTGGTCGTTCAGTTATTACTGCTGGGCCTTATTTAAATTTACATCAATGTGGTCTACCCAAAACCATGGCCATTGAATTATTTAAACCTTTTGTAATTAGCGAATTGATTCGTCAAGGTCATGTTTATAATGTTAGATCAGCTAACACTTTAATTGAAAAAGGTGTTAAAGAAGTTTGGGACGTTTTAGAAGAAATTACCAAAGAAAGTCATATTCTATTAAATCGCGCTCCAACCTTACATCGTTTAAGTATTCAAGCTTTTCAACCAATTTTAATTGAAGGTAAGGCTTTGAGAATTCATCCATTGGTTTGTGCAGCTTTTAATGCTGACTTTGACGGTGATCAAATGGCCGTACATATTGTTTTAACAGAAAAAGCCAAAAAAGAAGCTAAAGAATTAATGTTATCAAGCAATAACTTGTTAAAACCAGCCACTGGCGAACCAATTGTTACGCCAGCTAAAGATATGGTTTGGGGAAGTTATTATATGACGTTGATTATTGATCAACCCAATCAAACCATCAAAAATTTTTCATCGCCACAGGAAGTTTTATTGGCATATGATAATAAAAAAATTGGTTTGAATGAACGCATTAAAGTAAAAATAGGTGACAAATTAATTGAAACTGGCGTTGGACGGGTAATTTTTAATATTATTTTACCAGAGAAATTAAAAAATTATGACGAATTAATTGATAAAAAAGCTATCAAGA is part of the Patescibacteria group bacterium genome and harbors:
- the rpoC gene encoding DNA-directed RNA polymerase subunit beta': MPAPTSTKTINLDEVTRRVEIPDFKAVKLTLASPEDIHAWSCGEVTKSETINYRTQKPERDGLFCQKIFGPVKDWECACGKYKRIRYKGIICDKCGVEVTRSIVRRRRMGHIDLAAPVSHIWFLRKVPSRVSLVLGVSARQLEDVIYFVKFIVTHVDEKLKGEIEEQLVKEQKDKKKILKQEYQKALIEVEKKEDKDKDKLAKMIDQSYIKKVEAIERAFKISRKQLQEVHEYQTLTEAEYRELALKYGHIFEAQMGAAAIYELLKKVDLNKVVKKVEEKLENIPRKSPDYKKVRRRLKLVRALIKNKVKPDWMILTTIPVIPPDLRPMVQLDGGRFATSDLNDLYRRVINRNNRLKKLQELSAPEVICRNEKRLLQEAVDALIDNSARRTKTVTASTGQKRALKSLADVLKGKQGRFRRNLLGKRVDYSGRSVITAGPYLNLHQCGLPKTMAIELFKPFVISELIRQGHVYNVRSANTLIEKGVKEVWDVLEEITKESHILLNRAPTLHRLSIQAFQPILIEGKALRIHPLVCAAFNADFDGDQMAVHIVLTEKAKKEAKELMLSSNNLLKPATGEPIVTPAKDMVWGSYYMTLIIDQPNQTIKNFSSPQEVLLAYDNKKIGLNERIKVKIGDKLIETGVGRVIFNIILPEKLKNYDELIDKKAIKKILIQSMHFYGKEDTAKLVDTIKNITLKYLTTLGTSWGMDDLPDIPEKESIISQAEEKVALIEQQFADGLLSQDEKHLKIIEIWVEVKDRLFDLSQELIDKHGSVYTMVESGARGSRGQVSQMVSMKGLVINPAGETMELPVKSSFREGFDVLEYFISTHGARKGLTDTALRTANAGYLTRRLVNVAQEVLISGEDCGDTEGVIITKRVSLAMGESLAERLVGRAVLEDIKDPKTKEVIVKKGEVVTSSLVSEIEKLDLEKLRVRSVLSCKNKRGICRKCYGYDLGYNEMVKMNAAVGVVAAQSIGEPGTQLTLRTFHTGGVLGKDITQGLPRVEEIFELRTPNRKGVLAEDDGKIKKISENKKYQKTILVEYKGHQGEKYDIFLSGASQSQIKVKNGQQVEAGELLMVNGKKKIISQHEGKIKITPNRLTVVYPQKNEKEYLIPLRNEILIKEGETVTRGQQLSEGSLDLQEAFKLQGEEATQKYIIEEIKKVYSYQGQKLDDRHVELIARQMFSRVRIEEPGESDLLTGSIITKSTYLEICEKLKKENKELPKIKTLLLGISKVSLSTESWLAAASFQETPRVLIDAAITGKVDELHGLKENVIIGGLIPARVLDEDEK